A portion of the Lolium rigidum isolate FL_2022 chromosome 1, APGP_CSIRO_Lrig_0.1, whole genome shotgun sequence genome contains these proteins:
- the LOC124665581 gene encoding glutamate receptor 2.8-like → MSDVSWPSDSDERRKAAQVAPAGGKGNHRGAPDRSRIECPTRRSLVFLSLLGLWNAAPGLSPTATAAAETVTASVRVGVVLDLRSDVGRKRHTCISMALHDFDLRHPSYAKRVELHVMDSRGDAATTAHAAEDLIKNVRAHAIIWGPHTLTKEDHVSHLGRQSDHNHIPVISYSSTSPASCTFWIEDPVKASGGHPKFGFTLGSGSITFLNLKTDKRNGANLDCEGPRMKIAVPKKQGFKEFVDTTDPNNITGYSIDIFKASLETLYPIPCYDYSVFQGTYDELVGNVSSGTYAAAVGDVTITAERVTCTDFTMPYTQSGVSMLVLAEDEPNTIRWTFVEPLNWRLWFASLVFFLYTGFALWMIELPRNQEYQGSSLRQCSTALYFVFSTLTFSHGQSIRSPLSKIVVVIWCFVVLILVQSYAASLSSILTAKRLRPFMNDFDQLQRSGDFVGYQTDSFVRSFLMNHKFIESRLRNYTTKEEYAEALRLGSKNGGVSAIIDEIPYLTSFLSYRHYKNNFKILGSIYKTPGFGFAFHLGSPLAHNLSIAILNLTGGGSEIEAKWFGRFSPPIGVGTNNDSGPLTLESFSGLFIVTGSISTLMLLVSIARRLYAKCTSLGKADVGSVSYIGVDDNLDPLQNGTGNNPSPDQEPISEIDNDDLQGVHADGQNAQEEAPGPVQQNGTDGGSEPAEHIQIEMGTI, encoded by the exons ATCGCGCATCGAGTGCCCAACAAGGCGCTCGCTCGTCTTCCTGTCTTTGCTCGGGCTTTGGAACGCTGCCCCTGGGTTGTCACCcacggcaacggcggcggcggagacggtGACGGCATCGGTGCGGGTGGGCGTCGTGCTGGACCTGAGGAGCGACGTGGGGAGGAAGAGACATACGTGCATTTCCATGGCGTTGCACGACTTCGACCTCAGGCACCCGAGCTACGCCAAGCGGGTGGAGCTTCACGTGATGGATTCCCGCGGGGACGCCGCTACGACAGCACATGCTG CCGAGGATCTGATCAAGAATGTCCGAGCGCACGCCATCATATGGGGTCCTCACACGCTGACCAAAGAGGATCATGTCTCACACTTGGGCCGTCAATCCGACCACAACCATATCCCGGTTATCTCCTATTCCAGCACTTCACCAGCATCATGTACCTTCTGGATAGAAGATCCTGTAAAAGCTTCTGGAGGCCACCCGAAGTTTGGCTTTACACTTGGAAGTGGCAGTATAACGTTTCTTAATCTGAAGACTGATAAAAGAAACGGCGCAAATCTGGATTGTGAAGGTCCACGTATGAAGATTGCGGTGCCTAAAAAACAGGGTTTCAAAGAATTTGTGGATACTACTGATCCGAATAACATCACTGGATATAGCATTGATATCTTCAAGGCTTCATTGGAGACTTTATATCCTATTCCATGCTATGACTATTCTGTTTTTCAAGGTACCTACGATGAGCTAGTAGGCAACGTATCTTCAGGG ACCTATGCCGCTGCAGTAGGCGACGTGACCATAACCGCAGAACGGGTCACTTGCACGGACTTTACAATGCCATACACACAGTCCGGTGTCTCTATGCTTGTTCTCGCCGAGGATGAACCAAATACAATACGGTGGACATTTGTAGAGCCACTAAATTGGAGGCTCTGGTTTGCAAGCCTGGTCTTCTTCTTGTATACTGGCTTTGCTCTGTGGATGATTGAACTGCCCAGAAATCAAGAGTACCAAGGATCAAGTTTGAGACAGTGTAGTACTGCCCTCTACTTTGTTTTCTCTACTTTGACTTTTTCTCATG GTCAAAGTATTAGAAGCCCCTTGTCAAAAATTGTTGTGGTGATATGGTGTTTCGTAGTGTTGATTCTAGTACAGAGCTACGCAGCAAGCTTGTCATCTATCTTAACCGCAAAGAGGCTTCGTCCTTTCATGAATGATTTTGACCAGCTCCAGCGCAGTGGCGACTTTGTAGGATACCAAACTGATTCGTTTGTTCGCTCCTTCTTGATGAATCATAAATTCATTGAAAGTAGGCTAAGGAACTACACGACGAAAGAAGAATATGCTGAAGCTTTAAGGCTGGGGTCAAAGAATGGAGGGGTGTCGGCTATCATCGATGAGATTCCCTATTTAACGTCTTTCCTCTCTTATCGGCATTACAAAAATAATTTTAAGATACTCGGGAGCATATACAAGACTCCTGGGTTTGGGTTT GCATTTCATCTAGGTTCTCCACTCGCGCATAATCTTTCGATTGCCATCCTGAATCTTACAGGAGGGGGCTCAGAAATCGAAGCGAAGTGGTTTGGAAGATTCTCACCACCGATCGGTGTTGGCACGAACAATGATTCCGGGCCTCTCACTTTAGAAAGCTTCTCTGGTCTCTTTATCGTCACGGGTTCCATTTCGACTCTGATGCTTCTGGTAAGCATTGCGAGGAGGCTTTATGCCAAATGTACCAGTTTGGGAAAGGCTGATGTGGGAAGCGTCAGCTATATTGGTGTCGACGACAACTTGGATCCGTTACAGAATGGCACGGGCAACAATCCTAGCCCTGATCAAGAACCCATCAGTGAAATCGATAATGACGATTTGCAGGGAGTCCATGCGGACGGACAAAATGCTCAAGAAGAAGCGCCTGGTCCAGTGCAGCAGAATGGCACAGACGGAGGTTCTGAGCCTGCAGAACACATTCAGATTGAGATGGGCACTATATGA